A single region of the Corallococcus macrosporus genome encodes:
- a CDS encoding response regulator, with the protein MPPRVPRNLLIIDDETVLCWVLGRFFSSAGYEVDSATDLDEALERVKHGRYDLVISDLRLSGTQSEEGLIIAERLREASPDTRMVLLTAFTTPDLGTRAQALGVDLVLSKPQPLPALAEHVSQLLEASR; encoded by the coding sequence ATGCCTCCCCGTGTGCCCCGGAACCTGCTGATCATCGATGACGAGACGGTCCTGTGCTGGGTCCTGGGCCGCTTCTTCTCCAGCGCGGGGTACGAGGTCGACTCGGCCACGGACCTGGACGAGGCGCTGGAGCGCGTGAAGCACGGCCGGTACGACCTGGTCATCAGCGACCTGCGCCTGAGCGGCACGCAGTCCGAGGAGGGGCTCATCATCGCGGAGCGGCTGCGGGAGGCCTCGCCGGACACACGGATGGTGTTGCTGACGGCGTTCACGACGCCGGACCTGGGGACGCGGGCGCAGGCGCTGGGCGTGGACCTGGTGCTGAGCAAGCCCCAGCCGCTGCCGGCGCTGGCGGAGCACGTGTCGCAATTGCTGGAAGCTTCGCGCTAG
- the glsA gene encoding glutaminase A → METTGEPPFISTGQLPAEERVRALVDEAYQRHRANTEGQCSQVYPALARVDPRLFGACVVGINGSSHGAGDVDHPFSLMSVSKPFLFALVCQVLGPEVARRKLGVNGTGLPFNSAMAIDQSPDGRTNPMVNSGALATTSLVPGSSPEARWRFIQEGLSRFAGRRLVLDEEVYASAMQTHHRNQGLAFLLHGLGRLEADPIQTTELYTRQCSLAVTARDLAVMGAALADGGVNPITGTRVVDEEVCHHTLAVMATAGMYETSGDWLYDVGVPGKSGIGGGIVTVAPGKGGLGTFAPLLDVAGNSVKGQLVARFLAPRLGLSLFMSRPNS, encoded by the coding sequence ATGGAAACGACAGGCGAGCCGCCCTTCATCTCCACCGGGCAGCTCCCCGCCGAGGAGCGGGTCCGGGCGCTGGTGGACGAGGCCTACCAGCGCCACAGGGCGAACACGGAAGGCCAGTGCTCCCAGGTCTACCCTGCCCTGGCGCGGGTGGATCCCCGGCTCTTCGGCGCGTGTGTGGTGGGCATCAACGGCAGCAGCCATGGGGCTGGGGACGTGGACCACCCCTTCTCCCTCATGAGCGTCTCCAAGCCGTTCCTCTTCGCCCTTGTCTGTCAGGTCCTGGGGCCCGAAGTGGCCCGGCGCAAGCTGGGAGTCAATGGCACCGGCCTGCCGTTCAATTCGGCCATGGCCATTGACCAGAGCCCGGACGGACGGACGAACCCGATGGTGAACTCGGGAGCGCTGGCGACCACGAGCCTCGTTCCGGGCAGCAGTCCCGAGGCCCGGTGGCGGTTCATCCAGGAGGGGCTGTCTCGCTTCGCCGGACGCCGGCTCGTGCTCGATGAGGAGGTGTATGCCTCCGCGATGCAGACCCACCACCGCAACCAGGGGCTGGCCTTCCTGCTTCACGGACTGGGCCGCCTGGAGGCGGATCCCATCCAGACGACGGAGCTCTACACCCGCCAGTGTTCCCTGGCGGTAACCGCCCGGGACCTCGCCGTGATGGGAGCGGCCCTGGCGGACGGAGGCGTCAACCCGATCACCGGGACGCGCGTCGTCGACGAGGAGGTTTGTCATCACACGCTCGCGGTGATGGCCACCGCAGGGATGTATGAGACGTCAGGGGACTGGCTCTACGACGTGGGCGTCCCGGGCAAGAGTGGCATTGGGGGCGGCATCGTCACCGTCGCGCCGGGAAAGGGCGGGCTGGGCACCTTCGCCCCGCTGCTCGACGTGGCGGGGAACAGCGTGAAGGGGCAGCTCGTCGCGCGGTTCCTGGCCCCACGGCTGGGCTTGAGCCTGTTCATGTCGCGCCCCAACTCCTAA
- a CDS encoding NUDIX hydrolase, with product MSSPIDPLMRVAYRGAYHLALAWWFVRRPSTEGTLVGVWRGREVLLLQNSYKRSFSLPGGGRHRGESPEETGARELREEVGLHVPASRLRAVRELHHTDEFKRDRCHFVELELDAEPRLVLDNREVVWARWLDVETALRLPLMPVVRAYLEDAARRRGLVP from the coding sequence ATGAGCAGTCCAATCGATCCCCTCATGCGCGTGGCCTATCGCGGCGCCTACCACCTGGCACTCGCCTGGTGGTTCGTGCGCCGGCCGAGCACGGAGGGCACGCTCGTGGGGGTGTGGCGGGGCCGGGAGGTCCTGCTGCTGCAGAACTCCTACAAGCGCTCCTTCTCCCTGCCCGGGGGCGGCCGGCACCGCGGCGAGTCACCGGAGGAGACCGGGGCCCGGGAGCTGCGCGAGGAGGTGGGACTGCACGTGCCGGCCTCCCGCCTGCGCGCCGTCCGCGAGCTGCACCACACGGATGAGTTCAAGCGGGACCGGTGTCACTTCGTCGAGCTGGAGCTCGATGCCGAGCCCCGGCTCGTGCTCGACAATCGCGAGGTGGTGTGGGCCCGGTGGCTCGACGTGGAGACCGCATTGCGGCTTCCCCTTATGCCCGTGGTGCGCGCCTACCTCGAGGATGCCGCGCGGCGGCGGGGCTTGGTGCCCTGA
- a CDS encoding AHH domain-containing protein: MTIQFGFIDNSEGANQGAGGAYVGVPVYQPGSITAHSVTLPVNPWGAGAALMSKAAKDGAASKRDTDSLLTERTVSDAEWEKLLEKLPNWDKLKDLVGRKVPKEGTPALNAFKKELEAAGYRLEKMNKGSQPYRIRRPNGNALSEEYGALTVTEDGLVVLKVGKGTPRISIFSRYRKNYLDWVEKTHGGAARKAAEIRIARGNPMHHLIPDAVAQKHPLIRKALERIEGYTIDRGTNILDMPCKDPKGKIMHLGSHPKYNSYVTTFLDDALEALDDALGKRKPGSSPMPSEIEDAILEIEMNLRDAIESGNLPVDVLKELREDGIVVGVKLALLELPSHEESLTA, translated from the coding sequence GTGACGATCCAATTCGGATTCATCGACAACAGTGAAGGAGCCAATCAAGGTGCCGGCGGCGCCTACGTCGGCGTCCCCGTGTACCAGCCGGGTTCGATCACAGCGCATTCTGTCACCCTGCCCGTCAATCCCTGGGGGGCTGGTGCGGCCCTGATGTCGAAAGCCGCCAAGGACGGCGCGGCCTCCAAACGGGACACCGACTCCCTCCTGACCGAGCGCACAGTGAGTGACGCCGAATGGGAGAAGCTGCTGGAGAAGCTTCCCAACTGGGACAAGCTCAAGGACCTCGTCGGACGCAAGGTTCCGAAGGAAGGAACGCCCGCGCTCAACGCTTTCAAGAAGGAGTTGGAGGCAGCAGGCTACCGTCTGGAGAAGATGAACAAGGGCTCCCAGCCCTATCGGATTCGCCGTCCGAACGGGAACGCCCTGAGCGAAGAATACGGAGCGCTCACCGTCACCGAGGACGGACTGGTCGTCCTCAAGGTCGGCAAGGGGACGCCCCGCATCAGCATCTTCAGTCGCTACCGAAAGAACTACCTGGACTGGGTGGAGAAGACCCACGGCGGGGCGGCCCGGAAGGCAGCGGAGATCCGCATTGCTCGCGGGAATCCCATGCACCACCTCATTCCGGATGCAGTCGCCCAGAAGCATCCGCTGATCCGCAAAGCCCTGGAGCGGATCGAGGGATACACCATCGACCGTGGAACGAACATCCTCGACATGCCCTGCAAGGATCCGAAGGGGAAGATCATGCACCTGGGCAGCCATCCCAAATACAACAGCTACGTCACCACCTTTCTCGATGATGCGCTGGAAGCGCTGGATGATGCCCTGGGCAAGCGCAAGCCGGGGTCCAGCCCGATGCCGAGTGAGATCGAAGATGCGATTCTCGAGATTGAGATGAACCTTCGCGATGCCATTGAGTCCGGCAACCTCCCCGTGGACGTCCTCAAGGAGTTGCGCGAGGATGGCATCGTCGTGGGAGTGAAGCTGGCGTTGCTGGAACTCCCCTCCCACGAGGAGTCACTCACTGCATGA
- a CDS encoding M57 family metalloprotease yields MKLPSPQTLWLTMRLLIRPMRKPTTLVHAALAMTLMCSACGAPEAPESDRGELTHTARRDVTFEEFLSTVQQDSNGRYVYDGDMPARDLADLRRAWEQLYPKDGALTVSMLNAAADNIWKSGEQLNMSYCVSNDFGASKQAVVNAMSSAGTAWGAQLLVNFVYVPAQDANCTNQNTNVFFNVSPITSAPYSAQAFMPGHSRPDRTIFITSSAFSGTWPLTGILMHELGHTLGLRHEFLRSGMCYASSEPQNWRGVTTYDAASIMNYPYPECGGTGGTSLTQRDVEGVSQLYGSRVLARPVAPTGCGHLPVGKGLGVGEYLYSCDRMHFLTFRTFGVLELVKVTFTSTSTIYQTTWSTEASTGGQGGYGLYMQGDGNLVIYTGLMRPLWHTSTGGQPGSSLAVQNDGNVVIYSPQGQALWNTGTWGQ; encoded by the coding sequence ATGAAGCTGCCTTCTCCCCAAACCCTCTGGCTGACAATGCGCTTGCTGATCCGACCCATGCGGAAACCCACGACCCTCGTCCATGCGGCACTGGCCATGACCCTGATGTGCAGCGCCTGTGGCGCTCCGGAGGCCCCGGAGAGTGACCGCGGGGAGCTCACCCACACCGCCCGGCGGGACGTCACGTTCGAAGAGTTCCTCTCCACCGTCCAGCAGGACTCGAACGGCCGGTACGTCTACGACGGTGACATGCCCGCCCGTGACCTGGCGGACCTGCGCCGCGCCTGGGAGCAGCTGTATCCGAAGGACGGCGCCCTCACCGTCAGCATGCTCAACGCGGCGGCCGACAACATCTGGAAGTCTGGCGAGCAGCTCAACATGAGCTATTGCGTCAGCAACGACTTCGGTGCGAGCAAACAGGCTGTCGTCAATGCCATGAGTTCCGCCGGGACCGCCTGGGGAGCGCAACTGCTCGTCAACTTTGTCTATGTCCCGGCCCAGGACGCCAACTGCACCAACCAGAACACCAACGTCTTCTTCAACGTCAGCCCCATCACCTCGGCCCCGTACTCCGCCCAGGCGTTCATGCCTGGCCATTCGCGCCCGGATCGCACGATCTTCATCACCAGCTCTGCGTTCAGCGGCACCTGGCCCCTGACCGGGATCCTGATGCACGAGCTGGGGCATACGCTCGGGCTGCGGCATGAGTTCCTCCGCTCCGGCATGTGTTACGCGAGCAGCGAGCCCCAGAACTGGCGTGGCGTCACGACCTATGACGCGGCCTCGATCATGAACTACCCCTATCCCGAGTGCGGCGGCACCGGCGGCACCAGCCTGACCCAGCGCGACGTGGAGGGCGTCAGCCAGCTCTATGGCAGCCGCGTCCTGGCCCGCCCGGTCGCGCCAACGGGCTGTGGTCATCTCCCGGTGGGTAAGGGACTGGGTGTGGGTGAGTATCTCTACTCGTGTGACAGGATGCACTTCCTCACGTTCAGGACGTTCGGTGTCCTTGAGCTGGTCAAGGTGACCTTCACCTCCACCAGCACCATTTATCAAACCACCTGGTCCACCGAGGCCTCGACCGGTGGGCAGGGGGGCTATGGCCTGTACATGCAGGGCGACGGCAATCTCGTCATCTACACCGGCCTGATGCGGCCCCTCTGGCATACTTCCACGGGAGGCCAGCCGGGCTCCTCGCTGGCGGTCCAGAACGACGGCAACGTGGTCATCTACTCGCCGCAGGGGCAAGCGCTGTGGAATACCGGCACGTGGGGGCAGTGA
- a CDS encoding MYXO-CTERM sorting domain-containing protein: MQPGWRGLQRLRFASGLRRPVQGNAHAHEKGITSPVSLAMSFKLTAEQKGVGCSAGPGGSSWLLASLALLAVTSRRRRHARD; encoded by the coding sequence ATGCAGCCTGGATGGCGCGGACTTCAGCGCCTGCGCTTCGCCAGCGGCCTACGCCGACCTGTCCAAGGGAACGCCCATGCCCACGAGAAGGGGATCACCAGCCCGGTCAGCCTCGCGATGAGCTTCAAGCTCACCGCGGAGCAGAAGGGCGTCGGATGCTCAGCGGGGCCGGGCGGTTCTTCGTGGCTGCTGGCGAGCCTGGCCTTGCTGGCCGTGACCTCCCGGCGGCGCAGGCACGCAAGGGATTGA
- a CDS encoding PadR family transcriptional regulator: MSRESTCRFAVLGMLCREPMSGYGLRSAIERSVGHFWQESYGNLYPALERMAEERLVELVPEEPSQSGRVRKVYRVTTAGRAALAEWLRRPVLPHVERNELLLKLFFGAQVGAEDSLVQVERSRAEAEELLAALHIIDENVRQSRKSDPELAYQHLSIRAGLIGLEAHLRWCDEAREALQQLTGSTKKRSAR; this comes from the coding sequence ATGTCGAGGGAGAGCACCTGCCGGTTCGCGGTCCTGGGGATGCTGTGCCGGGAGCCGATGAGCGGATACGGCCTGCGAAGTGCCATCGAGCGCTCGGTGGGGCACTTCTGGCAGGAGAGCTACGGCAACCTGTACCCGGCGCTGGAGCGGATGGCGGAGGAGCGCCTCGTCGAGCTTGTTCCGGAGGAGCCCTCGCAGAGCGGGCGGGTCCGGAAGGTGTACCGGGTGACGACGGCGGGGCGCGCGGCGCTCGCGGAATGGCTGCGGCGGCCGGTGCTCCCGCACGTCGAGCGCAACGAGCTGCTGCTCAAGCTCTTCTTCGGGGCCCAGGTGGGAGCCGAGGACTCCCTGGTCCAGGTGGAACGCAGCCGCGCCGAGGCGGAGGAACTGCTGGCGGCGCTGCACATCATCGACGAGAACGTGCGCCAGTCCCGGAAGAGCGACCCGGAGCTTGCCTACCAGCACCTGTCCATCCGCGCGGGACTCATCGGCTTGGAGGCGCACCTGCGCTGGTGTGACGAGGCGCGCGAAGCGCTTCAGCAGCTGACCGGTTCAACGAAGAAGCGGAGCGCACGATGA
- a CDS encoding DNA/RNA non-specific endonuclease — protein MRTLNKLSVAVVLGLLLGGCGVTDLGGEDVAWQLEQDFGGPDGLMDFFQSHTEAEIREALTPYGVGYVAHGDVTAELISDCPKFFPSTDRSTWHSFDGEYYYIDSVGRPNRAYKDLPRITAAPRIDSCQTNVGQWGDAENPSNDYDGGHLIGSQLGGWGGRANLVPQDANFNRGNWLQLENKMAKCGSLPIGRLRYSIGTNYPNSTTLIPNTLTMQITNQSTGSSVSMSFSNVDGGGANGTTERTRGVNWLSSQGCN, from the coding sequence ATGCGCACCCTGAACAAGCTCTCGGTCGCGGTGGTGTTGGGTCTGTTGCTCGGCGGCTGCGGCGTCACGGACCTGGGCGGAGAAGACGTCGCCTGGCAGCTCGAGCAGGACTTCGGAGGTCCGGACGGCCTGATGGACTTCTTCCAGAGCCACACGGAGGCGGAGATCCGGGAGGCGCTGACACCCTACGGCGTCGGGTACGTCGCGCACGGGGACGTCACCGCGGAGCTGATCAGTGACTGCCCGAAGTTCTTCCCGTCGACGGACCGGAGCACATGGCACAGCTTCGACGGCGAGTACTACTACATCGACAGCGTGGGCCGTCCGAACCGGGCGTACAAGGACCTGCCGCGCATCACCGCCGCGCCGCGCATCGACTCCTGTCAGACGAACGTGGGCCAGTGGGGTGACGCGGAGAACCCCAGCAACGACTACGACGGAGGACACCTCATCGGCTCGCAGCTCGGGGGCTGGGGAGGGCGCGCGAACCTCGTGCCCCAGGATGCCAACTTCAACCGGGGCAACTGGCTGCAGCTCGAAAACAAGATGGCCAAGTGTGGGAGCCTGCCGATCGGCCGGTTGCGCTACTCCATCGGGACGAACTACCCGAACTCCACCACGCTCATCCCCAACACCCTGACGATGCAGATCACCAACCAGTCCACGGGCAGCTCCGTGTCCATGTCCTTCTCGAACGTGGACGGCGGCGGGGCGAACGGGACGACCGAGCGGACCCGTGGCGTGAACTGGCTGTCGAGCCAGGGGTGCAACTGA
- a CDS encoding nitrilase-related carbon-nitrogen hydrolase: protein MNGHPDEGARRLPAFMPWLALGVGAGLLLLLNTEWAVLPGWLMGALFLFFSRRQRPAVGFVGLLVINTVAAGVTNLGVFPGSAASAFGMALGGALVVAGLYLADRLIVGPRGSFAGTLFLPAATTGLEYFSSLGNPFGTWGVLAYTQARVPVLVQLVSVTGLWGLTFLLVWFATVANWAFEHREVGRRVLSGVAVYAAVLVAILGFSALRLAGAESVGKPVRVAGITVAGALATGREAGLSRLMKGEVFADEDWRAFAEASRTVNDELLRLSAREAAQGAKVLLWSEGNAVVLAGDLEALVARGSALAREQGVWLGMSVASLTPEAERMLRNELILVGPDGAVAWRYVKSRPVPGWEADHSIPGSAEPAVSQAPGVGVLGGAICFDGDFPAVFASTAERGLELLLLPSSDWKGISPLHTRQAVFRAVEQGFSMVRQVNQGLSVAVDGYGRVFGELDHFTAQQERVLRAELPVGRVPTLYARIGDSVGMLSGLVALGWGLQASIRGLVARRRRAVTAGASTKAPSVLPAHMPAGPPP from the coding sequence ATGAACGGTCATCCGGACGAAGGAGCTCGGCGTCTGCCCGCGTTCATGCCGTGGCTCGCCCTGGGCGTGGGCGCCGGACTGTTGCTGTTGCTGAACACGGAGTGGGCCGTGCTGCCCGGCTGGCTGATGGGCGCGCTGTTCCTCTTCTTCTCCCGCCGGCAACGTCCCGCGGTGGGCTTCGTCGGGCTCCTGGTGATCAACACCGTCGCCGCGGGCGTGACGAACCTGGGCGTGTTCCCGGGCTCCGCCGCGAGCGCCTTCGGCATGGCGCTGGGCGGCGCGCTGGTCGTCGCCGGGCTGTACCTGGCGGACCGGCTCATCGTGGGGCCTCGGGGCTCCTTCGCGGGGACGCTCTTCCTTCCAGCGGCGACGACGGGCCTGGAGTACTTCAGCAGCCTGGGCAACCCGTTCGGCACCTGGGGCGTGCTGGCCTACACCCAGGCCCGCGTGCCGGTGCTGGTGCAGCTCGTGTCGGTGACGGGACTGTGGGGCCTGACGTTCCTCCTCGTGTGGTTCGCCACCGTGGCCAACTGGGCGTTCGAGCACCGGGAGGTGGGACGCCGCGTGCTGTCCGGGGTGGCGGTGTACGCGGCGGTGCTGGTGGCCATCCTCGGCTTCAGCGCGCTGCGGCTCGCGGGGGCGGAGAGCGTGGGCAAACCCGTCCGCGTGGCGGGCATCACCGTGGCGGGAGCGCTGGCCACGGGCCGCGAGGCAGGCCTGTCCCGGCTCATGAAGGGCGAGGTCTTCGCCGATGAGGACTGGCGCGCCTTCGCGGAGGCCTCGCGCACGGTGAACGACGAGCTGCTGCGCCTGTCGGCGCGCGAGGCCGCGCAGGGCGCGAAGGTCCTCCTCTGGTCCGAGGGCAACGCGGTGGTGCTGGCCGGGGACCTGGAGGCGCTCGTCGCACGGGGGAGCGCGCTGGCGCGCGAGCAGGGTGTGTGGCTCGGCATGTCGGTGGCGAGCCTCACGCCCGAGGCGGAGCGGATGCTGCGCAACGAGCTCATCCTCGTCGGGCCGGATGGCGCGGTGGCGTGGCGCTACGTGAAGTCGCGGCCGGTGCCGGGGTGGGAGGCGGACCACTCCATCCCGGGCAGCGCGGAGCCGGCGGTGAGCCAGGCCCCCGGCGTGGGCGTCCTGGGAGGCGCCATCTGCTTCGACGGAGACTTCCCGGCGGTGTTCGCCAGCACCGCGGAGCGGGGGCTCGAGCTGCTCCTGCTGCCGTCGAGCGACTGGAAGGGCATCAGCCCACTGCACACGCGGCAGGCGGTGTTCCGCGCGGTGGAGCAGGGCTTCAGCATGGTGCGGCAGGTCAACCAGGGGCTCTCGGTGGCGGTGGACGGCTACGGGCGCGTGTTTGGCGAGCTGGACCACTTCACGGCGCAACAGGAGCGGGTGCTGCGCGCGGAGCTGCCAGTGGGGCGGGTGCCCACGCTCTATGCGCGCATCGGGGACTCGGTGGGCATGCTCTCCGGGCTGGTCGCGCTGGGCTGGGGGCTCCAGGCGTCCATTCGCGGACTCGTCGCGCGGCGGCGCAGGGCTGTTACTGCTGGGGCCTCCACCAAAGCCCCTTCAGTCCTGCCTGCTCACATGCCTGCCGGGCCGCCTCCGTGA
- a CDS encoding response regulator transcription factor, with product MHGKILLLDSKPPVRGATARHLTAAGFTVLTARTDGQARSLLDTNLFDAVLIDHPFGRPGMEEGLRFARDLRLHDSRLPILLMTALPLDEVRHSAWASGITKLLPKPQLMPVLILHLSALIPAAANEDQPLAIPMR from the coding sequence ATGCACGGTAAAATCCTCCTCCTCGATTCGAAGCCCCCGGTTCGCGGGGCAACGGCGCGTCACCTGACGGCCGCGGGCTTCACCGTCCTCACCGCTCGCACGGACGGGCAGGCGCGCAGCCTGCTGGACACCAACCTCTTCGACGCGGTCCTCATCGACCACCCCTTCGGCCGGCCCGGCATGGAGGAGGGACTTCGCTTCGCGCGCGACCTCCGCCTGCACGACTCGCGCCTTCCCATCCTGCTGATGACGGCGCTCCCCCTGGACGAGGTGCGGCACTCGGCGTGGGCGAGCGGCATCACGAAGCTGCTGCCCAAGCCGCAGCTGATGCCCGTGCTCATCCTCCACCTGTCCGCGCTCATCCCCGCCGCCGCCAACGAGGACCAGCCCCTGGCCATCCCGATGCGCTAG